TTGCCCGTCGCCTGCTCGGCCACGAAGACCGTGACGACGACGCGGTCGGGCTCGGAGCCTTGCGTGGTGGCGATGCGGACCGATTCGAAGAAGCCCAGCGCCCGCAGCCGCCGCTCGGCGCGGTCGAGCAGGACGCGGTTGTAGGCGTCGCCCTCGGCGATGTCGAACTCGCGGCGGATGACGTAGTCGCGCGTCGTCGTGTTGCCGACGATGTCGATCCGCTCGATGTAGGCGCGCACGCCCTGGTCGACCCGGTAGACGACGTCGATCTTGTTGGTCTCGAAGTTGCGCTCACCCACCGGGGTCACATCGGCGAAGGGATAGCCCTGCTTGTTGGCGGCCAGCGTCAGGTCCTCGATCGACTTCTCGATCTTCTCGGCCGAGTAGCGGCGACCCGGGCGGCTGTCGACCTTGCGCTCCAGCTCCTCGGGGCTGAGGTCGGCGAGCGTGGTGTCGACCCGCACGGTGCCGAACTCGTAGCGCTCGCCCTCGTCCACGGTGAAGGTGATGTAGAAGGCGTTGCGCTCACGGTCGTAGTCCGCCGTCGCCGAGAGGAGACGGAAGTCGGCGAAGCCGTGGTTGAAATAGAAGCGGCGGATCAGCTCCTGGTCGGCCTGCAGGCGGTCCGGGTCGTAATTGTCGGTCGTGCGCAGGAAGCCGAGGAGACCGCTCTCCTTGGTGCCGATCACGTCACGCAGCCGCGAGTCCGAGAAGGAGTTGTTGCCGACGAAGGTGATGCGGGCGACGTTGGCCTTCTGCCCCTCGTCGATCATGAAGATTAGGTCGACACGGCCCTGGCCGCGGTCGATCGTCTGCGGCTCGACCGAGGCGCGGTAGTTGCCGCGGCGCCGGTACACCTCGAGGATGCGCTGCGTGTCGCTCTGGACCTGGCCGCGGCTGAACACCGAGCGGGAGCGGCTCTGCACGATCGTCTCGAGCTGCTCGTCCTTCACCTTCCGGTTCCCCTCGAACGACACCCGGTTGATGGTGGCGTTCTCGACGACCGTGACGACGACGGTGTTGCCCTGCTGACGGATGGTGACGTTGGCGAAGAGGCCGGTCGCGAAGAGCGCGTCGATGCTCTCGTCGATCTGGCGCGGACCGTAGGACTGACCCGGTTCGATGGTGACGTAGGCACGGACGGTCTCGTCGGAGACCCCCTCGTTGCCCTGGACCACGATACTCGAGGCGACGGCGGCGAGCGCCGGCGCTCCAGCGGAGACCAAGCCTGCCGCCATTACGACGGTCAGAACGATGGCGCGGAGGAGGTTTTGCATCATGGTGCCCGGACGAAGGAACATGGACGGGACGGAGCCTCGCGTTTCTCGAGGTCGCCGAACGGCTGGCGACCCACGCCAAGCTATGATCCGACCGATGTTTCCAAACAAGGCAAGGACGGGTCCGTAAACCCCTTTGCACCCTGACCGTTGCGTTGGAGCAACGGTCCGAGGGGCCCCCGAAGGGCTCGGTTAGGACGTTAAGTACAACAGGTCGTTGAACGTCGCGAAGAACATCAGGAGCAGCACCAGCCCCAGTCCGATGCGAAAGCCGACGTCCTGCGCGCGCAGCGAGAGCGGCCGCCCACGCACCGCCTCGATGCCGTAAAAGAGGAGGTGCCCCCCGTCGAGCATGGGAATCGGCAGGAGATTGATGAGGCCGATCGAGATCGACAGCATCGCCGCGAGGCCGAACAGCGCCGTAAAGCCGAGCGAGGCCATGTCGCCGGAGATCTTGGCGACCCGCAGCGGCCCGCCGAACTGCTTGGGCGACTGCTCCAGCGTGATCACGCCGGCGATCACTTCCACCGTGCGCTTGGTGATGTAGGCGGTTTCCTGCGCCCCGGCGACGAGCGCGCCCAGCGGAC
This portion of the Acuticoccus sp. I52.16.1 genome encodes:
- the bamA gene encoding outer membrane protein assembly factor BamA, which produces MFLRPGTMMQNLLRAIVLTVVMAAGLVSAGAPALAAVASSIVVQGNEGVSDETVRAYVTIEPGQSYGPRQIDESIDALFATGLFANVTIRQQGNTVVVTVVENATINRVSFEGNRKVKDEQLETIVQSRSRSVFSRGQVQSDTQRILEVYRRRGNYRASVEPQTIDRGQGRVDLIFMIDEGQKANVARITFVGNNSFSDSRLRDVIGTKESGLLGFLRTTDNYDPDRLQADQELIRRFYFNHGFADFRLLSATADYDRERNAFYITFTVDEGERYEFGTVRVDTTLADLSPEELERKVDSRPGRRYSAEKIEKSIEDLTLAANKQGYPFADVTPVGERNFETNKIDVVYRVDQGVRAYIERIDIVGNTTTRDYVIRREFDIAEGDAYNRVLLDRAERRLRALGFFESVRIATTQGSEPDRVVVTVFVAEQATGKISVGFGYSTDEGVVGEISIEERNFLGRGQYLKGALSGSFEKQSAEVSFTEPYLFGYRVSGGVDLFTRLSEDADDQDYDTNETGGTIRFGVPLTEETSVQVFYSLFNRDVSVDEQDCANGDISLAVCDSQGGRITSLIGTSLTYNSLDDQFNPREGLYGQIKGEVAGLGGDTYFVRGTAKLRGYHEVFPAAGVVGMGSLEGGAMAALNDDLRIQDQFFLGGSKVRGFSSAGIGPRDRATGEALGGRYYVAGTVEATFPVPFLPPEVGLAASAFADAGSLWGVDPDIIARNGGSGTINSDDFALRASVGVGLTWKSPFGPIRADVALPILEEDSDETQLFRLSGGTRF